The window AAAAAGAGAAATTGAGACATTATGTGGCTGACATACACTTAAGCTTATATCGGGAAGGGTCGTTTTACAACAATTGAGTTCTCAAAATAGTAGCCCTGCAGTTCCAGGGACAGCAAATGAGGGAATTAGGGTGACATGGTAGTTACTCCTGGGGAAGGATTAATACAGGTAACAGAGCACAGGTTCTTTATAGTCTGGACTTCTTTACATCTTTGTTACCACGTCATAGCTTATGGTAACAATTGGCTTGAAAGGTTGTTCTTCAAAATACCCTTGCATGAGAAAGACAGGGGAAGGTTTGCATTCTCCCTACCTAGTTCGAATAATAGTCATCCGCTAAAGAGAAAACTGCAAAGTTTGTCCAAAGGGAATGTTAAATAGTCCAACTTTGTCATATTTTTGTGTAACAACCATTCACAATTATTTGTAAGCAATTCCCTCCATCTCTCATTTACCATTTGACGGAAGACTTTCTGTTGGCTGATTCTGATAAAGATGGGTTAGGGAACATGGTAAAACAAAAGATTCTACTATACTTGGGATTACAGCTTGCTCCAGGAAAAATAAAGGGGAGATCCACTAGTTATCTGGGTTATAAAGTCCAACAAACAATTCAACCACCAAGGATACAGATCTGTAGGGACCAGTTGGGTACCCTTCATGATTTTCCCCAGATGCTGGATGAGTAAATCTTCTGCCCTAGGCCTTCCTATGTGCATGATCATAAGGAATGCAGGTAAATGATCCATACACTCTCCACCATTCACAGAATACATGAAGGCTTGGTCATTGACTCCTCTTCATCATCAGAACAGGCTGCTCCTTCCACACTTTCACTGGGCAATGATGCCGACTGCAACTGTGAAAGCGGAGGAGACACAGTATCTGCCCGGCTCAGCTATGGTTCTCACTCCAGAGTCGGATGGCATGTCCTCGTCCACGGCTGGGTGGATTACACTGTGTTCCCTTCAAATTTAAGCTTTGTATCTTCAGATCCAGGAGAGCCACCACCAATTTCAAGCAGTTCCATGCTGAAACCAACTTCTCATTCCATGTCAAAGACACAGCGGGTGTGTGATGCTGCCTGCATGAAGGTCTCAGGGTCAGTACATCTACTGCCCTCATGGAAGCTGATGGTCTTTTGCCTGTTCCATGAGAAGCCTGCTGGTTTTAAGTGTGGCACCAACCTTGACATTGAGGCGACAAAAGGCTCTGGAAGTGTCAACGTCCATATGTAAAACCAACTTTGTCTTTGGATGTGGTCTGGTGACTTTGATTAATTCAATTTCACTGACAAGGTCCTAATGTGGACTCCATTAGTGGAGGCATACTTGACTTGAGACACTTGGTTACAAGGATTTGCATAGGTAATGCTCTCTGGAGGCACCCAAGCCTCTACACCAACTGAATGCCACTCTTGCTTGCACAGTCAAATCCTCTCCCACTTGCAGCTAGAGCTCTGCTGTCGTTCCACTTGTCTGTGGAAGGGAGTCACAAGGCAAGAGCTTTTAGCCACCTCAGATGCTGCTTTAGAATCTCTTCGAGGTCTGATATATAGAAAGCTTCCTTATTGTCAGGgaagagttctttttcttttttttctttttttcttttgctgtagaATGTCCTTGGCAGTAAAGCCTTCCTCAAGGATATGGCAACCAAAGTTTTCCTTCATAAAGCTGCTCATGGTTCTTGATATGCCTGCGGAAAACAGCACTGGGTCACTGTTGGACAGACCCAAGGTGAGGACTGCACCAGACCCTGAGGATCATCCAGCCATTTGCTGATGCTGATCCGAGGTGGCGCCGAGCTTCTGGCTAGGGTGGCTGTTGGTGATGTCTGCAGGGTCTGTCCCTCAATATTCTTAATGTTGGTGAAAATGGAACAACACCTCGAAGAGGTTATTGAGAAACGTGAATAACTAGGCCAAGCAATGCAAGGATGTGTTGACATGGGAAGGGAACCCAGTAATAGTATCCAGGGGATGTGTTTATGCTTCTGTATATACAGAATTGAAGATATATGGGTACGAACAGAACCTTTTACAGTTTAGATCTGACTAATAGAAACCTCTTGTGAGCTGAGACAGTGTCTTCACCAAGCCCAGGTGATTCCCAGACTGTGTCAGTTAATGATTCTTCTACCTGTACATGCAAATCAACTTCAAAAGGGCTagcacagaaactagaaagacagaTTGGGCAACCAATGCTACAGCTACCTTTTCTCAAACtaaccatttttttctcccttgggGCCCATACAGGAATTCCTCAACCCAATTTAGCAGGAAGCAGTTTTATGAAGATCGTCGCCCTAGTCACTTAATGTGGGGTGTATAGGTTTGGTCATTTAATGTGATATAATTGTTATCTAGGATGAAAGGTTATTATTGGTTATGACCAGGGattgataaacatttaaaaatcattttatttgaattattatatattagaaatttaatgtattttaaattatgttcttAGAAATTTCAGATATTTGTCTTACCATTACATATGCAAAGCTATTTAAGTTTTTGTTTGCATTATATTTTGATGGAAATTTTAAATTGTTCTGAAGTACCGTATATTGATAGGAACCTAAGGTGGTTCTTTAAATACTGTATATTGATACAACCATGAGGTTTTGTTAAGTATTTGTCTATTCTATACATGTGGCTTTTACTGAAAATATGATGGTTTTTACATTAATTCCCATTGCGTGTAGATCACTAATGATAGGAAAAAAAGGATAATTCTTCAAGAAACAGGGAGATATGAAGAGGAaacttctaggggttggggatttagctcagtggtagagcgcttgcctaggaagcacaaggccctgggttcactccccagctccgaaaaatagaaccaaaaaaaaaaaaaaaaaaaaaaaaaagaggaacctTCTAGGTCATTTTGCCAAATGATTTGCtcaggcacacaggtgaaaggatgacTTGTTATAGCAAACACCTCAAAGACTTTTCCCAATgcacaggtgaaagaatgtttggCTCTAGAAGACAGTGAGAGGACTCCTGATGAAGGAGTGTAAATCCGACCCCACAGACAGagggagatgagcactgagctttggtttgctccacctcgcCATTCTTCAGTAAAGACAccacatgtattggttcgccttacagaGCATGGTTGAGCTCAACCTGTGATAAAGCTGCCATGGAGAGAAGCTCACCAAAGAACTGCTCGTGAGGTTCCCGCAGTAGCTTGTCACCTCTGTGGCCTGACCTAAGGTCGGTggccagcctggtggtttcttcaggattgaggTACAGCTGCCTGGTATTTGCTTGCTGGCAGGACTGGACTGTGGCTGCtgagttgtatttggtgttttctctGTGATTGAACACCTGCCCAAGGAGATGGAGCTCAATCCAGAGAACAACTGCTgggcaggtccacttccccacatcctaataacttttctctgccATTACGCCTGCtctgtggtgggctagaggagagcttAAGAGTAGGTTTCAAAACATTTATACCTACAGGTGGCACCCAATGTGCCTTAGACATAATGGGTAACTCTGCTCCTAATGTGGTAGAGGAAACTGTAGATGATGAGGGGTGAGCAAAGTTACTGAAGGAAGTGGATAAAATGGCAGCTACAGTTGCTGGGTGTTATCCTCCTGTGTAACTGGAGGGgatttttgattttgctttgtacATAAACTATTCTGGAAGTTTGGAGTGAAAGCTGAAAACTCAAAGTTCACTCAATTCTCTTCTGCTAGAAAAGATGACAGACTTGACTATGCATGTAGAGTTTGTGACTAAAATTTGaaatgcttggaaagaagagcCAAGCAGAGAACAATGTTCAGGcttggtgaatgagactgggaatgtACCCATgatgaaaagggggaaagaaatagactggaagggaaagtgctgccctgccctgctccctgtgctttcactaccaggtgcccaaatgcctcagggagacaaggggctgggaagagcaggaggcagcacaggcacaaAAGGatgatgtgtgagtgagtgcactCCCACAAGATTTTCTTAGGCCTGCAGAAATGCATGCATCCTTCCCAGTGTCTCTATAGCATGTGCCTGCTACTGATGCTATTCTTGACAGTGAGCTCACCTGGTGACTTATGGAAATGCCAGATTttgaagcattttaaaaatcaactatTTTCCATCATTACCATAATTGTTAGGAAGTAGTAACAACTCCAGAGGTATCGACTTTTTTATATGAGACACATTTATTATGGAACATTAAAAAATGATCCAGATGACTGTTTAAAATACATAAACCCCACAATTCTATACATAAAGACCTAAGAGCATGCAGATACTCTGGGCTGTAGAGCCATGTCTGTTCCTGGTCAATCACTTCTGAAATGTTCTCAAATATTGAAATCCAAAGCAAATGAATTGGCTTGACAtgattcaaaaagtaaaatataaacgTAAGGGCATTAAAACCAAGGCAAGAATTAGTCTCCAATCCTGATTCCTGGAGAGTAACTGAGAGCAGGTGTCGGTGTGTgccctgtctgtgtgtatattcaCACAGAATCAGGCCAAAAGTCAAGGGAGCGGCGTGTACCCACATATGTGAAGCCCCGAATGCCGTCAAAAGGATGTAGAACGTCTATCCTCCTTCTGTCTCAAGAACAGCACATTTCCAACCCTAGGCATCCCTTAGAAGGGACCAGTACCGAGGACAGGAGGGTGAGTTCAGACCATGCTGTTCTCACAGCATCCACTGCATCAGAGGCGTCCATATTAGTCTTCGGGCTTTAAGAACATCTTAATTTTCATggcttttatatttccattttcatcttcttcatcattggCTCAGTCCCTATTCTTGGCAAACATTTTCCCAATTGTTCCCTCCAAAGTCTCATATCTTCTTGCCATTTCTTCCTCCGACACGTCAGCCTctacagtctcctcctcttctgccgcCGCCACTCTGTTCCTGGAATTAATCTGAAGCACGAACTTCTCAACTTCAGGATTAAAGCCTCTGAAAGGCATCCTTCCATAGAAAAGGTCTTCACACAGGGAGAAGCTCTGCTCTTCTATGATGAAGCTCTCCTTCTCCTTCAACTCCGGCAAATCCAGGTACCAGTGCTCATCCCTGATCGTCTTCCATTCCTCCTCTTCTAGCTGTTTCTGGTTTTCCGAGTCCAGGCCCCTCTGCATGAACTTCATGCGCAGCAGGTTTGTGGATAACTTCGTCTTCTGCTCCGACGTCATGTTGGATACATTTTCAGAGGCTTCCCGCTGTACTGTGCTTGCGCAGGGTCAAGAGGCGAGCAAGATGTTGTGTTCTGTGCTAACTTTTTATTCTGATGTAAACAAGATGGGTATGCAGGATGTAAGTCAGATAAAATAAGCATGGTGGTCAAAAGTCCACATCAATTCAGAAGTCAGAATTGCATGCTATCCTTATGGTATTGGAATATCCTGAACCTCTTAACGTAATTACTGATTCGTTGAATGCAGGGTTATTTTGCCTATAGGGACTGTTGAATTTGTCCCTGATAACAATGAATTAACTTTATTCAAATGCAACAGGCCATCAGAATTAGAAATTATCcattacatattatacatatttggttttctttctgtttgttttgtaaaaaGTTTATTGGTGATGACTCAGAAAAGGGTGTGGGGTGGGAAGGCTGAAGTTGGGCTACGTGGGCCGCACCTCATCTTCCTGCTGCATCTGCGCCATCAGCTGCCGTCACTCAGTGGCCTGACGCATGCCCATCATGACCAGACTCTTATATTCCCTTTCTGACAACACTGAGCCCTTCGACAGTCCTGGGGGACTGGGGTCCACCGTGCCCTGGGGCTGTCCCTCCAACCAGGAAACCTTCAGAGGGTTGTCAGCCAGGCCCACTTCATTTCTGACGGCCAACTCCGCAGCTCTGACAGTTGCAATCTCCACTATGACATTGCCTGGCTTCCTTCCGGAAACTACCAAGTTGAGAACCTCCCCATACTTATGTAAAAGCCTCAGGAGGACATCTCTGGAGTAGCCCCCTTGGGACTCATCCTCCTTCTTGCACGTCCACTTAAGCTTTAGTTTGGGGTTTCTTTTGCCctctctattttctgttcttcctctcagcctctgttcTCGGTCCTGGCGGATCTGCTCCTGGATCagccactgctgctcttccaactGTCGGGAACCCTCTTCTCGTAATTGAGCCATCTCCTGCTGTAGTGTGGTGGTGTtcctgctctcctcctcttcctcagtaccctgggcctgggcctcccactccctggcctccaggtcgagcttcagtttcttcctgttcTCGTCAAGTCTCTGGGTCCTCTCTGCAGCCTGC is drawn from Rattus norvegicus strain BN/NHsdMcwi chromosome 6, GRCr8, whole genome shotgun sequence and contains these coding sequences:
- the LOC134479430 gene encoding dnaJ homolog subfamily C member 17-like — translated: MAVIKELVQMDLYVLQGVEEKATDKEVKKAYRQKALSCHPDKNLDNPRAAELFHQLSQALEVLTDAAARAAYDKERKARKQAAERTQRLDENRKKLKLDLEAREWEAQAQGTEEEEESRNTTTLQQEMAQLREEGSRQLEEQQWLIQEQIRQDREQRLRGRTENREGKRNPKLKLKWTCKKEDESQGGYSRDVLLRLLHKYGEVLNLVVSGRKPGNVIVEIATVRAAELAVRNEVGLADNPLKVSWLEGQPQGTVDPSPPGLSKGSVLSEREYKSLVMMGMRQATE
- the LOC134479442 gene encoding M-phase phosphoprotein 6-like; the encoded protein is MTSEQKTKLSTNLLRMKFMQRGLDSENQKQLEEEEWKTIRDEHWYLDLPELKEKESFIIEEQSFSLCEDLFYGRMPFRGFNPEVEKFVLQINSRNRVAAAEEEETVEADVSEEEMARRYETLEGTIGKMFAKNRD